A region of Marnyiella aurantia DNA encodes the following proteins:
- a CDS encoding DUF1801 domain-containing protein — protein sequence MSYGNINLNEEVTTFLDQMHHPSRAGIDQLRNIILFASRSLTENIKWNGPNYSVGGEDRITMKIQPPTRPVQLIFHRGAKKKEQPEQRLIAHKSNLLDWRENDRAIMTFRNLHEIEDSQAELLEIIIEWIAAEE from the coding sequence ATGTCCTACGGAAACATTAACCTGAACGAAGAAGTCACCACATTCCTGGATCAGATGCACCATCCTTCCAGAGCTGGTATTGATCAGTTACGGAACATAATCCTGTTTGCCAGCAGATCGCTCACCGAGAACATCAAGTGGAACGGACCCAATTACAGCGTGGGTGGTGAAGACCGCATTACAATGAAAATCCAGCCTCCCACTCGACCTGTTCAGTTAATTTTTCACCGCGGTGCCAAAAAAAAGGAGCAACCTGAACAAAGACTTATCGCTCATAAAAGCAATTTACTTGACTGGAGGGAAAATGACCGCGCCATAATGACCTTTCGAAATCTGCATGAGATTGAAGATAGCCAGGCAGAACTTCTGGAAATCATTATTGAATGGATTGCGGCGGAAGAATAG
- a CDS encoding DUF2071 domain-containing protein, with translation MFKIPTIHGYIDRRILVNYSADPEAVQKILPYPFRPKPYKDRAIVGICLIRLKHIKPKGFYNFMGVNSENGAHRIAVEWDDNGLTKSGVYIPRRDTSLILNTIVGGRIFPGEHHQAKFNVHEVLQDYNVAFKSSDGTEVSVNASVTHSFSEKSIFDTIEDASEFLKKGELGYSPYGIKFQGLRLHTYKWEVQPLKVHKVKSSVFENKEIFPEGSVRFDNALLMTNIEHEWHSVKGTTR, from the coding sequence ATGTTTAAAATACCAACCATTCACGGCTACATTGACCGTCGGATTTTAGTGAACTATTCCGCGGACCCAGAAGCAGTACAAAAGATTTTACCTTATCCTTTTCGGCCAAAACCGTATAAGGACAGAGCAATTGTCGGAATCTGTTTAATCCGGCTGAAGCACATTAAACCCAAAGGGTTTTATAATTTTATGGGCGTCAACTCGGAGAATGGCGCGCATAGAATCGCTGTGGAATGGGATGACAACGGGCTCACAAAATCTGGTGTTTATATTCCACGCAGGGACACCTCACTTATACTAAATACCATTGTGGGCGGAAGGATTTTTCCAGGCGAACATCATCAGGCAAAATTCAACGTTCATGAAGTATTGCAAGATTATAATGTTGCTTTCAAAAGTTCTGATGGTACAGAGGTGTCTGTCAATGCTTCAGTAACACACTCATTCAGTGAAAAATCTATTTTCGATACTATTGAAGATGCTTCTGAATTTTTAAAAAAAGGAGAATTGGGATATTCACCTTACGGCATTAAGTTCCAGGGACTACGCCTGCACACTTACAAATGGGAAGTGCAGCCATTAAAGGTTCACAAAGTGAAATCAAGTGTTTTTGAAAACAAAGAAATATTCCCTGAAGGTTCAGTACGTTTTGATAACGCATTACTTATGACGAATATCGAGCATGAGTGGCACAGCGTGAAGGGAACTACCCGGTAG
- a CDS encoding L-threonylcarbamoyladenylate synthase, giving the protein MAKILRIHPDNPQDNVINEVVTVLKNGGLIIYPSDTVYALGCNIFDIRAMEKLAQLKKIKLEKAHFSIICNDLSHLSNFTKPIDTAVFRFLKSKIPGPFTFILEANKSLPLAYKGNKTVGIRVPDHAITQLIVEKLGHPIASTSIKDDDEVLEYSTDPELIAEKYDSFVDLVIDSGYGDNMASTVVDLTSGEPELIRQGKGEL; this is encoded by the coding sequence ATGGCAAAAATTCTGCGAATACACCCCGACAATCCACAGGATAACGTAATAAATGAGGTAGTTACCGTGCTGAAGAACGGCGGACTCATCATCTACCCTTCCGATACGGTTTATGCGCTTGGCTGTAATATTTTTGACATCCGTGCCATGGAAAAATTGGCACAGCTGAAAAAAATAAAGCTCGAGAAGGCGCACTTTTCAATTATCTGCAACGACCTGAGCCATCTTTCCAATTTTACAAAACCAATAGACACGGCTGTTTTCCGCTTCCTGAAAAGCAAGATTCCCGGGCCCTTCACCTTTATTCTTGAGGCCAATAAAAGTCTGCCACTGGCCTATAAAGGCAATAAAACCGTCGGGATCCGCGTGCCGGACCATGCCATCACGCAGCTGATTGTGGAAAAACTGGGTCACCCTATTGCATCTACGTCAATTAAGGATGATGATGAAGTCCTGGAATATTCCACCGATCCCGAACTGATTGCTGAAAAGTATGACAGCTTTGTAGATCTGGTCATTGACAGTGGCTACGGTGATAATATGGCCTCTACGGTGGTAGACCTTACCAGCGGTGAGCCGGAACTGATCCGCCAGGGAAAAGGAGAACTGTAA
- the yaaA gene encoding peroxide stress protein YaaA — protein MKIITSPAKLMTVEPAVSPLKSTTPTFIEDAANIHSYLKEKSPKYLSELMEISQKLADENWERNQNWNPKPSKKESAQAIFAFTGEVYRGLDARTMDSDSLKYLQKNYRILSGLYGLLKPSDKIMLYRLEMGRKFEFEHYKNLYEFWREKLTEQLNSELTSRDIILNLASSEYVKALDRKKLKAPVIDFDFFELKDGKLKTIVVYTKHARGMMVRFCAETRAKTLNDVKAFNMEGYRLDDDLSTATKLVFTR, from the coding sequence ATGAAAATCATCACCTCACCGGCCAAGCTTATGACCGTAGAACCGGCTGTCAGTCCGCTGAAATCTACTACTCCAACATTCATTGAAGATGCCGCTAATATCCACTCCTATCTGAAGGAAAAATCACCCAAATATCTGTCAGAACTCATGGAGATTTCGCAGAAACTTGCCGATGAAAACTGGGAGCGGAACCAAAACTGGAATCCAAAACCCTCTAAAAAAGAGTCAGCGCAGGCCATTTTTGCGTTTACCGGCGAAGTATACCGGGGTCTGGATGCACGAACGATGGACAGCGATTCTCTGAAATACCTGCAGAAGAATTACAGGATTCTCTCCGGACTTTACGGTCTGCTGAAACCCTCGGATAAGATCATGCTGTACCGTCTGGAAATGGGCCGCAAGTTTGAATTTGAACATTATAAGAATCTTTATGAGTTTTGGCGTGAAAAACTGACCGAACAACTTAACAGCGAGCTGACTTCCAGAGACATCATCCTCAATCTGGCCAGTTCGGAATATGTGAAAGCTCTCGACCGCAAAAAACTCAAGGCACCGGTGATCGATTTTGATTTTTTCGAACTTAAAGACGGTAAACTGAAAACCATCGTAGTGTACACCAAACATGCGCGCGGTATGATGGTGCGCTTCTGTGCCGAAACCCGTGCAAAAACACTGAACGACGTGAAAGCTTTTAATATGGAAGGATACAGGCTTGATGATGACCTGTCCACTGCCACCAAACTTGTATTTACGCGTTGA
- the prmC gene encoding peptide chain release factor N(5)-glutamine methyltransferase encodes MGTLKDIKSDFQEELSQQYSVSETEVLFEIFSEEWLGLNRLQLRAALQNPLETETEGRFKDALGQLRAGVPYQQILGKALFYGLNFVVDNNVLIPRPETEELMEIAVAELQLLTERSNVRSEIDNTSGKYQLRIIDIGTGSGAIAITLKKQFPEAVVYAVDYSEAALQTAAGNAVLHETEINFIHMDYLNSELQGKFDLIISNPPYIGRDEADEIADSVKEFEPKMALFSPVEDALIFYRKIAADSAHHLAEQGIILLEINQKLGPETLELFKEFPSAELLKDLSGNDRFIRVVI; translated from the coding sequence ATGGGTACGCTAAAGGATATTAAATCTGATTTCCAAGAGGAGCTTTCGCAACAATATTCCGTTTCCGAAACCGAAGTTCTGTTTGAAATTTTCTCTGAAGAATGGCTGGGTCTGAACCGCCTGCAGCTGCGTGCGGCTCTGCAAAACCCTCTGGAAACTGAAACTGAGGGGAGATTTAAAGATGCCTTAGGGCAGCTGAGAGCAGGAGTACCCTACCAGCAAATTCTTGGCAAGGCCCTGTTTTATGGTTTAAACTTCGTTGTGGACAATAACGTACTAATACCACGGCCTGAAACCGAAGAACTTATGGAGATTGCTGTGGCTGAACTTCAGTTGCTTACGGAACGGAGTAATGTACGTTCTGAGATTGATAATACTTCCGGCAAGTATCAGTTAAGAATCATTGACATCGGAACCGGCAGTGGCGCCATTGCCATTACATTAAAAAAGCAGTTTCCCGAAGCGGTGGTTTATGCCGTCGATTATTCTGAAGCCGCCCTGCAAACCGCTGCAGGAAACGCTGTACTGCATGAGACGGAAATCAATTTCATCCACATGGATTACCTGAATTCTGAACTTCAGGGAAAGTTTGACCTGATTATTTCCAATCCTCCTTATATCGGGCGGGATGAAGCTGATGAAATTGCCGATTCTGTAAAAGAGTTTGAACCAAAAATGGCGCTCTTTTCACCAGTGGAAGACGCTTTGATTTTCTACCGTAAAATTGCTGCAGATTCGGCGCATCATCTGGCTGAACAGGGCATCATTCTGCTCGAAATCAACCAGAAGCTGGGCCCGGAAACCCTGGAGCTTTTTAAGGAATTTCCGTCGGCCGAGCTGCTGAAAGATTTGTCCGGAAACGACCGGTTTATCCGCGTGGTTATCTGA
- a CDS encoding hybrid sensor histidine kinase/response regulator, whose protein sequence is MILIVDDSPENIISLKRVLEKNDFEVDTASSGEEALKKILKKSYVLIILDVQMPGMDGFEVAEAISGYSRARETAIIFLSAASANVNLITKGYSSGGLDYISKPVDMNILLLKVKTFYRIYEQSRALNQMQDALREEIEFRKEAERKKDEFISIASHELKTPMTSIKGYIQLLERSLDKHDKETIRTRLRKVQNQVEKLNLLIADLLDISKIESGKLKFNKRYFAFNEVVDHIVEIMQQSNPHVKIIKKGSIECEIFGDEMRLEQVIVNFITNAIKYAPDTDEIHINYHLEDDRIYFSVRDFGIGMSEEHQEKIFDKFYRIEETSERFQGLGIGLYICQEIIDRHHGTIGVKSTLGEGSEFFYYIPLHPSKELINQYQHEF, encoded by the coding sequence ATGATTCTGATCGTCGATGATTCACCGGAAAACATAATCTCCCTAAAAAGGGTACTCGAGAAGAACGACTTTGAAGTCGACACCGCATCATCCGGGGAAGAGGCATTAAAAAAAATACTCAAGAAATCGTATGTCCTTATTATCCTGGACGTGCAGATGCCGGGCATGGACGGGTTTGAGGTGGCAGAAGCCATCTCCGGTTACAGCAGAGCCAGAGAAACTGCCATTATTTTCCTGTCGGCCGCCAGTGCCAACGTTAATCTAATCACCAAAGGCTACTCTTCCGGAGGTCTGGACTATATCAGCAAGCCGGTGGACATGAATATCCTTTTGCTGAAGGTGAAGACCTTTTACCGTATTTACGAGCAAAGCCGTGCGCTTAACCAGATGCAGGACGCTCTGCGCGAGGAAATTGAGTTCCGCAAGGAGGCTGAACGCAAAAAGGACGAGTTCATCAGCATCGCCAGCCATGAGCTCAAGACGCCTATGACCAGTATCAAAGGATATATTCAGCTGCTTGAGCGCAGTCTGGATAAGCACGACAAAGAAACCATAAGGACCAGGCTGAGGAAGGTGCAAAACCAGGTGGAAAAACTGAACCTGCTTATTGCTGACCTGCTGGACATCTCCAAAATCGAAAGCGGAAAACTTAAGTTCAACAAAAGGTATTTTGCCTTTAACGAAGTGGTAGACCATATTGTGGAGATTATGCAGCAGTCTAATCCTCACGTAAAAATCATTAAAAAAGGGAGTATAGAATGTGAGATTTTCGGAGATGAGATGCGCCTGGAACAGGTGATCGTAAACTTCATTACGAATGCCATCAAATACGCGCCTGATACAGACGAAATACACATTAACTATCATCTGGAGGATGACCGGATTTACTTTTCTGTGCGTGATTTCGGCATCGGCATGTCCGAGGAGCACCAGGAAAAGATTTTCGATAAATTTTACCGAATTGAGGAAACTTCAGAACGCTTCCAGGGGCTCGGGATAGGTCTCTATATCTGTCAGGAAATTATTGACCGCCATCATGGAACTATAGGTGTAAAAAGCACTTTGGGCGAAGGTTCCGAATTCTTCTATTATATTCCCCTGCATCCAAGCAAGGAATTAATCAACCAATATCAGCATGAGTTTTAA
- a CDS encoding response regulator: MSFKKNLLFGLGFSLLLLLVSSAASFISIRNLIDSSGMVRETNRNIKDLDHVFSLVKDAETGQRGYLLSGDSRFLEPYNRAKDRINEAITALSVQLTGSAEQSRNMEKLRNSIDIRIQILDRNLNYKRGNNPVSSEQLLEGKKYMDEIRNMVSVMQSAEQNVLRSRTENMDRFASYTPLLIILSALLAITITLVFFRKVNQDFMEKSKLTQELEDKNEETENRLRAIEKVTAQISNGDYDILSDANAQMNLGNVAGPLNRMAASLKDSFNTLEEKEWLSSAVATLNDRMMGEKSLERLAADILETITDHTGSSVGALYLHENNLLHLAGSFALADADLKRSIKLGEGTAGEAFRSSKRILVQDISDEAVTISYTSGAARPRNIVALPVTRYNIPLGVLELGSTHQYTARELEFLEAVAGNVGLAFYGAQSRIKLQELLEETQAQSEELQAQHSELENINAELEAQSQKLLASEEELRVQQEELLQSNQELEERTALLEEKNLLIEQRNIDIQQKSIELEQSTKYKSEFLANMSHELRTPLNSILLLSKLMTESDDLDGQYVEYAEVMQSSGQGLLTLIDEILDLSKIESGKMTLEIEEVPLADITYDMKMLFSPLAKEKNLELIIETDERVAETLQTDKLRLEQILKNLLSNAIKFTSEGSITLRVLGDASGNSISFKVIDTGIGIAQDKMRLVFEAFQQADGSTQRKYGGTGLGLSISRELARLLGGAISLESTEGSGSEFTLAVPVDATKATAVAASDEQPVAKATHPVAEQPERYIASHIPQPIEDDREIINSGDKVILIIEDDTPFAKILLDYARSKNYKGIVAVRGDAGLEMAQLYQPLAILLDIQLPVMDGWQVMEALKANPETKPIPVHIMSSMKFKQESLLRGAVDFINKPFALEQMQDIFQKLEQALNKGPRKVLIVEENEQHAKALSYFLSANNISTDIASNVTDSIDALHKREIDCVILDMGVPDRNAYDTLETIKQSQGLEQLPIIVFTGKNLSQGEESRIKKYADSIVVKTAYSYQRILDEAGLFLHLVEEKNKKKHEGAVGFVNSGELRNILKDRTVLIADDDVRNIFSLTKALEVHGMKVIPAMDGKEALTSLENNPEIDVVLMDMMMPEMDGYESIREIRATPRYKNLPVLAVTSKAMMGDREKCIAVGASDYISKPVDIDQLISLLRVWLYDKI; this comes from the coding sequence ATGAGTTTTAAAAAAAATCTCCTATTCGGGCTGGGCTTTTCGCTCCTCCTGTTACTGGTGAGTTCAGCAGCGTCGTTTATAAGTATCAGAAACCTTATCGACAGTTCAGGCATGGTTCGCGAAACCAACAGGAACATTAAGGACCTGGACCATGTATTTTCACTGGTAAAAGACGCTGAAACGGGCCAGCGGGGCTATCTCCTTTCCGGCGACAGCCGTTTCCTGGAACCATATAACCGTGCCAAGGACAGGATAAACGAAGCAATCACCGCGCTTTCTGTACAGCTTACAGGATCTGCGGAGCAGAGCCGTAATATGGAGAAGCTCCGCAACAGTATTGACATCCGTATCCAAATCCTGGACCGGAACCTGAACTATAAGCGCGGTAATAATCCGGTTTCCTCTGAACAGCTGCTGGAAGGCAAGAAATATATGGACGAGATCCGGAATATGGTTTCTGTGATGCAGTCGGCGGAGCAGAATGTACTGCGGTCGCGTACCGAGAATATGGACAGGTTCGCATCCTATACTCCCCTGCTGATCATCCTTTCTGCCCTGCTGGCCATAACAATCACATTGGTGTTCTTCCGTAAGGTGAATCAGGATTTCATGGAAAAGTCCAAACTCACCCAGGAACTGGAAGATAAGAACGAGGAAACCGAAAACCGCCTGCGTGCCATTGAAAAAGTTACCGCTCAAATCTCTAACGGTGACTATGACATCCTGTCCGATGCGAATGCACAAATGAACCTTGGCAATGTAGCCGGGCCTCTTAACCGTATGGCTGCTTCTTTAAAGGATTCCTTTAATACACTTGAAGAAAAAGAATGGCTGAGCAGCGCGGTGGCTACGCTTAATGACAGGATGATGGGCGAAAAGAGCCTGGAAAGACTGGCCGCGGATATACTTGAAACCATTACCGACCACACGGGAAGCAGCGTGGGAGCACTTTATCTGCACGAAAACAATCTACTGCATCTGGCAGGAAGTTTTGCACTGGCTGATGCAGATCTGAAAAGATCAATTAAATTGGGTGAAGGAACAGCAGGTGAAGCATTCCGTTCCTCAAAAAGAATACTGGTGCAGGACATCAGTGACGAAGCTGTAACTATAAGCTATACCAGCGGTGCAGCCCGTCCGCGAAATATCGTAGCCCTGCCCGTTACACGTTACAATATCCCTCTGGGTGTTCTGGAACTGGGCAGCACTCATCAATATACCGCCCGGGAACTGGAATTCCTGGAAGCTGTGGCGGGAAATGTAGGCCTTGCCTTCTATGGCGCGCAAAGCCGCATCAAACTGCAGGAACTGCTGGAAGAAACCCAGGCTCAGTCCGAAGAACTGCAGGCACAGCATTCTGAACTGGAGAATATAAACGCCGAACTGGAAGCCCAGTCTCAGAAACTGCTGGCTTCTGAAGAGGAACTGCGTGTTCAGCAGGAAGAACTGCTGCAGAGCAATCAGGAACTGGAAGAAAGGACCGCTCTTCTTGAAGAAAAAAACCTGCTTATCGAGCAGCGTAATATAGACATTCAGCAGAAGTCCATTGAGCTGGAACAGAGCACCAAATACAAATCTGAGTTCCTGGCTAATATGTCGCACGAACTCCGGACTCCTCTTAACTCTATCCTGCTGCTCTCCAAACTGATGACCGAAAGCGACGACCTGGACGGTCAGTACGTGGAATATGCCGAGGTAATGCAAAGTTCAGGACAGGGCTTACTGACTCTTATTGACGAAATTCTGGATCTCTCCAAGATTGAATCGGGCAAGATGACGCTCGAAATTGAGGAAGTACCGCTGGCAGACATCACTTATGACATGAAGATGCTTTTCTCGCCGCTGGCTAAAGAGAAAAATCTTGAACTCATCATCGAAACTGATGAGCGGGTGGCAGAAACCCTCCAGACCGATAAATTAAGACTGGAGCAGATACTGAAAAACCTTTTGTCCAATGCCATCAAGTTTACCTCGGAGGGAAGCATTACACTCAGAGTCTTAGGCGACGCTTCCGGGAACAGCATCAGTTTTAAAGTCATAGACACCGGAATCGGGATTGCGCAGGACAAGATGCGTCTTGTATTTGAAGCCTTCCAGCAGGCCGACGGATCCACGCAGCGTAAGTACGGAGGTACCGGGCTCGGACTCTCCATCAGCCGTGAACTTGCCCGTCTGCTGGGCGGTGCGATTTCGCTGGAAAGCACAGAAGGTTCGGGAAGTGAATTTACACTGGCCGTACCTGTAGATGCCACAAAAGCCACCGCTGTTGCTGCAAGTGATGAACAGCCTGTTGCTAAAGCCACACATCCTGTGGCAGAGCAGCCCGAAAGGTATATCGCTTCCCATATTCCACAACCGATAGAAGACGACAGAGAAATCATCAACTCCGGTGATAAGGTAATCCTGATTATCGAAGATGATACGCCTTTCGCCAAAATCTTACTGGACTACGCACGAAGCAAGAACTACAAAGGTATAGTAGCCGTGCGGGGAGATGCCGGTCTGGAAATGGCACAGCTTTACCAACCTCTGGCCATCCTGCTGGATATACAGCTGCCCGTCATGGACGGCTGGCAGGTGATGGAAGCCCTGAAAGCCAATCCGGAAACCAAGCCAATTCCCGTGCACATCATGTCATCCATGAAGTTCAAGCAGGAAAGTCTGCTGCGCGGCGCCGTGGATTTCATTAACAAGCCTTTCGCACTGGAACAGATGCAGGACATCTTCCAAAAACTGGAGCAGGCGCTGAACAAAGGACCGCGGAAAGTACTGATCGTAGAGGAGAATGAGCAGCATGCCAAAGCCCTCAGCTATTTTCTTTCCGCCAATAACATCAGCACCGATATCGCCTCCAATGTGACGGACAGCATAGATGCGCTGCATAAGCGCGAAATAGACTGCGTGATCCTGGACATGGGCGTGCCGGACCGTAATGCTTATGACACTTTGGAGACCATCAAGCAAAGCCAGGGTCTGGAACAGCTGCCTATCATCGTGTTCACCGGTAAAAACCTGTCGCAGGGCGAAGAAAGCCGTATCAAGAAATACGCAGATTCCATCGTGGTGAAAACCGCCTATTCTTACCAGCGTATCCTGGATGAAGCCGGTCTTTTCCTGCATCTGGTAGAGGAGAAAAACAAAAAGAAGCATGAGGGGGCGGTAGGCTTCGTAAACTCCGGTGAACTCCGGAATATCCTGAAAGACAGAACCGTGCTGATTGCTGATGATGATGTAAGGAACATTTTCTCGCTGACCAAAGCGCTGGAAGTACACGGCATGAAGGTAATCCCAGCCATGGACGGCAAAGAAGCGCTGACGTCGCTGGAGAACAATCCGGAGATCGATGTGGTGCTCATGGACATGATGATGCCGGAAATGGACGGTTACGAAAGCATCCGCGAAATCCGGGCTACACCCAGGTATAAAAACCTGCCGGTGCTGGCCGTCACTTCAAAAGCCATGATGGGCGACCGCGAAAAGTGCATCGCTGTAGGCGCATCAGATTATATTTCAAAACCTGTAGACATTGACCAGCTTATTTCCCTCCTTAGGGTATGGCTGTACGATAAAATTTAA
- a CDS encoding response regulator yields the protein MNEKKEILIIDDDSKNIFALSAVLKARKYSCLSALSAKEGLALMDQNPNIGAVLMDMMMPEMDGYEAIGRMKAEENLKNIPVIAVTAQAMTGDREKCLEAGADGYISKPVNVDELLQLLNQIMN from the coding sequence ATGAACGAAAAGAAAGAGATCCTTATCATTGACGATGACAGCAAGAACATTTTTGCCCTAAGCGCGGTGCTGAAGGCCAGGAAATACAGCTGTCTCTCCGCACTGAGTGCGAAGGAAGGACTGGCCCTCATGGATCAAAATCCCAATATCGGTGCAGTGCTAATGGATATGATGATGCCGGAAATGGATGGTTATGAGGCCATAGGCCGGATGAAAGCAGAGGAAAACCTTAAAAATATTCCGGTAATCGCCGTAACAGCGCAGGCCATGACGGGCGACCGTGAGAAATGCCTGGAGGCCGGCGCCGACGGATATATCTCGAAACCGGTAAATGTGGACGAACTTTTGCAGTTGCTTAACCAAATAATGAACTAG
- a CDS encoding CheR family methyltransferase, with the protein MTSEHADEHLEMLLSDVLEIYGYDFTGYSRASLKRRIVRLFELDRFVSFAEYRYKIRTDPAYFKRFLEQVTINVTEMFRDPAFYRTLRTEILPRLGTYPFIRIWIAGCSTGEEAYSVAIFLKELNLLNKSLIYATDINNTVLENASQAMIPMSKLQLYTENYIAAGGSENFSDYYSANYSLGKLDDELRSKIIFSSHNLVTDNSFNEFQLILCRNVIIYFDRPLQNKVFRLFDNSLEKFGYLALGTKESLDFSPTAKNFERLKGEKIWRKISGDDKM; encoded by the coding sequence GTGACTTCTGAACACGCTGATGAACATCTGGAAATGCTGCTTTCCGATGTGCTGGAAATTTACGGTTACGACTTTACAGGCTATTCCCGTGCTTCGCTGAAGCGGCGGATCGTGAGACTTTTTGAACTGGACAGGTTTGTAAGCTTCGCCGAATACCGGTATAAAATACGTACAGATCCTGCCTATTTCAAGCGTTTCCTGGAACAGGTAACCATCAACGTGACGGAAATGTTCCGCGATCCGGCATTTTACAGGACACTGCGCACCGAAATCCTGCCGCGTTTGGGCACCTACCCTTTCATCCGCATATGGATTGCCGGCTGCAGCACCGGTGAAGAAGCCTATTCGGTAGCCATTTTCCTTAAGGAACTGAACCTACTGAACAAATCGCTGATCTATGCCACGGACATTAACAACACGGTGCTCGAGAATGCATCGCAGGCCATGATCCCGATGAGCAAACTGCAGCTGTACACGGAAAACTATATTGCCGCCGGCGGAAGTGAGAATTTTTCAGATTATTATTCGGCAAATTACAGCCTGGGTAAGCTCGATGACGAACTGAGGTCCAAGATCATCTTCTCCAGTCACAATCTGGTCACGGACAATTCCTTTAACGAATTCCAGCTCATCCTGTGCCGCAATGTAATCATCTACTTCGACAGGCCGCTGCAGAATAAAGTCTTCCGCCTCTTCGACAACAGTCTGGAGAAATTCGGCTACCTGGCCCTGGGCACCAAGGAATCCCTGGATTTCTCGCCTACTGCCAAAAACTTTGAAAGGCTGAAAGGTGAAAAAATCTGGCGTAAAATTTCAGGCGATGACAAAATGTGA
- a CDS encoding chemotaxis protein CheB produces the protein MTKCEALIIGGSAGSLEVLLKMLPGLNPALPFPVIIVLHRMPGKDSILTDLLAAKTQLRVKEVDEKDALEPSTIYIAPPNYHLLIENNRTFSLDASEKVNFSRPSLDVSFESAADVFGKNMAGLLLSGANSDGTAGLKIIAQQGGKVLVQNPLTAVVNYMPAHALEQIEADAILTPDEMPGYINSLTN, from the coding sequence ATGACAAAATGTGAAGCACTGATCATAGGAGGCTCTGCCGGAAGCCTGGAAGTTTTGCTCAAGATGCTTCCCGGGCTCAATCCTGCACTTCCCTTCCCGGTGATCATCGTGCTGCACAGGATGCCGGGAAAAGACAGTATCCTGACCGATCTTTTGGCCGCCAAAACACAGCTTCGGGTAAAGGAGGTGGACGAAAAGGACGCACTGGAGCCGTCCACCATCTATATCGCCCCGCCCAACTATCATCTGCTCATTGAAAACAACCGTACCTTTTCGCTGGATGCCTCGGAGAAAGTGAACTTTTCGCGACCCTCGCTGGACGTAAGTTTCGAAAGCGCTGCGGATGTCTTCGGCAAAAACATGGCGGGACTTCTGCTGTCCGGCGCGAACAGTGACGGTACGGCCGGTCTGAAGATCATTGCCCAACAGGGCGGAAAAGTGCTTGTGCAGAATCCGCTCACCGCGGTGGTTAACTATATGCCTGCACACGCGCTGGAACAGATAGAAGCCGACGCCATACTAACACCGGACGAAATGCCGGGATATATTAATTCATTAACTAACTGA
- a CDS encoding response regulator, whose amino-acid sequence MDKKVFIFDDNVEILELCTEILEDLGFEVKTSPTTNEVVEQVTEFMPDLIFMDNWLPDISGIEATKLIKGNEDLSHIPVIYFSANSNISELAALAGADDYIAKPFDIEAFEKTVLKYAEA is encoded by the coding sequence ATGGATAAGAAAGTATTTATTTTTGATGACAATGTGGAGATCCTTGAACTCTGTACCGAAATCCTGGAAGATTTGGGTTTTGAGGTAAAGACTTCGCCAACCACCAATGAGGTGGTAGAACAGGTGACTGAATTTATGCCGGACCTGATCTTTATGGATAACTGGCTGCCGGACATCAGCGGGATTGAAGCTACCAAGCTTATAAAAGGCAATGAGGACCTCAGCCACATTCCGGTGATTTATTTCTCTGCCAACAGCAACATCAGCGAACTTGCTGCACTTGCGGGTGCGGACGACTATATTGCCAAGCCGTTCGACATTGAGGCCTTTGAAAAGACGGTGCTGAAATATGCAGAAGCATAA